Genomic segment of Nocardiopsis mwathae:
TGTCCGACCCGGCCGACCGCCACCTCGCCTTCGACGCGCGCGCGATCGCGGCCGGGTCGGCCTATGTGCGGCTGGCTCCGTACGCGGCCGCCTACACGTTCTCGGCTCCGGAGGTCCCCTGCCCGGTGACGGTCGCCTGGGGCGACCGCGACCGCCTGCTGCCGCCCAGCGGTGCCCGCCGCGCGCTGCGCAGGATTCCGCACGCGCGCCAGGTGGTGCTGCTGGGGTGCGGGCACATCCCGATGTCCGAGAGCCCCCGCATCGTGGCCGCGGAGATCCTGCGGACCATCGGCGACACCCGCTCCCGGGGCGGGTTCCTGTCTCCGCCTCTTCGTTGAACCAATAGATCTCGGGGATACGGTTCGAACTCCCGGCGAAATTCCCTCCGCTTCGCCGAGGTCAACGGATGAGGGGGTGGGCAGGGAGGGGGCTCCGGTCGCCGCCGGAGGCCCCGCTCCGCTCGCGGGTCGGTTACTTCACGCCGACCAGGTCGACGACGAAGACCAGGGTCTCGCCCGGCGCGATGGGGCCGATACCGCGGTCGCCGTAGCCGAGGTGCGGCGGGATGACCAGGCGTCGGCGGCCGCCGACGCGCATGCCCATGACGCCCTGCTCCCATCCGGCGATGACCTGTCCGGCGCCCAGCTCGAAGCGGAGCGGCGCGCCGCGGTTCCACGAGGCGTCGAACTCCTCGCCGGTGGAGTGGGACACGCCGACGTAGTGCACCTCGACCTCGGAGCCGTGCCCGGCCTGGGTGCCCTCCCCCACGGTGATGTCGGTGGTCTGCAGCTCCGCCGGGGGCGGGCCGTCGATGAAGTCGATCTCGGGACGCTCCAGTGCCATGTCGCTACTCCTGTCGGTGATCTTGAGACGAACACCCCAGGGTATCGGCGCGCGGAGCGGTGGGATGCGCTACGGGCCGCTGTTCGCCCACAGCACGGGGAAGAGCGCGAGAAGGGCCGTGCGGTCGGGTCAGTCGCCGGTGGTCGCGGCCACCAGGTGACCGCTGCCGCGCACGGTGATGCCACCGGTGTCGGCGGGGACGAACACGGATTCGCCGCGGTCCAGGGTTAGGCGCGTGCCGTGCGGGGTGTGCAGCTCGGCGGAGCCGTCCAGGGCGAGGACGATGGCGGGGACGCCCCCGGGAAGCCGGGAGTCGATGCGGCCGGGGCCGAGCACGGCGAGGGCGAACTCGCCGACGCCGGGCCGGAACTCGGTGTGCCCGTCGGTGCTGAGGGCGGGGCTGTAGGGGACGGGCAGGACGGAGAAGTCGACGACCTCCAGCAGCTCGGGGACGTCGACGTGCTTTCCGGTCAGGCCGGCGCGCAGCACGTTGTCCGAGCTCGCCATGACCTCGACGGCGGTGCCGCGCAGGTAGGCGTGGACGTTTCCGGCCGGGAGGAACAGCGCCTCGCCGGGCCGCAGGGTGATGCGGTTGAGCAGGAGCGCTGCCACGGCCCCGGGGTCACCGGGGTAGCGCCGCGCGAGTTCGATGACGGTGCCGCTGTGCCGTCCGGTGGCGATTCCGGCGGCGGCGCGCTCCTCGCACTCGGCGATGAAACCGCCGACGAGCCGTTCCCGGTCCGCGCACGGGAGGGTGAGAACGCGGGTGAGGGCGGCGCGCAGGGCGCGGTGCGGGTCGGGGGCGGACAGGTCGACGCGCAGTGCCCCGGCCAGCTCGCTGGTGAGCCCGTCGAGGTCGGCGCGGGCGTCGGCCGGGTCGCGGAACCCGCACAGCGCCTCGAAGGGTTCCAGGGCGAGCACGAGTTCGGGCTTGTGGTGGGGGTCGGGGTAGTTGCGGTGGTGCGCGTCCAGCGGGATACCGGCGGCTTCCTCGGCGGCGTACCCGGCGCGGGCGCGGGCGGCGTCGGGGTGGGCTTGCAGGGAGAGGGGGGCGTCGGCGGCGAGCACTTTGAGCAGGAAGGGCAGGCGTTCACCGAACCGGTCGACGGAGTGGGCGCCGAGGATGTCCTTGGGGGCGGAGGAGATGAGGTCGTCGAAGGTGGTCCGGCCGTCGGCGGTGCACAGCATGCTGGGGGCGCCGTGGTGGGCGCCGAGCCAGAGTTCGGCCTGTGGCCGCCCGTCGGGTTCCCGGCCGAGGAGCCGCGGGATGGCGACGGTCGATCCCCACGCGTACGGGCGTACTTGGTTGGTCAGCCTGTGCATCCGCTCTGTTCTTCCCATCCCCGCCTCGCTGGACCATCGGAGCCCACAGTCTCGTGGACGGGCCATCGCCGTGTCGGCAGCGGCACCGCCACCGGAGGGGGTGGTGCCTGCTCTACCACCACCGGTCCCGGCTGCGTGTTCCGGCGATGTTACTGACTGGTTTATCTGGAATCCCGTTCCGCTGTCCAGTTCATGGTGTCAGGGCGGGGGAGGCCGCGCCTCCCGGTCGGTCCGCCCGCACGGCGGTGGAGGCGGCTGATCTGCGGATAACAATTTCGAACGGGGCGGATCACACCGGTTCACAATGGTATTACCATTACTTCTCATGTGCCCCTGAGCACAGCGAACGCGCGTCGTCTCCCCCCGCCTGCGCGCCCCGTCCCTCGCTCCGACCGAGCCGTCCGCGGCCCGCGCCCTTCGGGAGGCAAGTACGTGGAAACCATCGAACCGGCCTACGGCACCGGGCCCCTGCTACTCATCGCCGCCGGGGCCGTGGCCGTCCTGCTCTTCCTCGTGATGCGGGTGCGCCTGCACGCCTTCGTCTCGCTGACGCTGGTCAGCCTGCTGGTGGCGGTGGCCACCCGGATCCCCGCCGACGAGATCGTGCCGACCCTGCTCGACGGCTTCGGCGGCACGCTCGCCGGAGTGGCCCTCCTCGTCGGCCTCGGCGTGATGATCGGCCGCCTGCTGGAGGTCACCGGGGGCGCCGCCGTCCTGGCCAACACGCTGATCCGGGCATTCGGCGAGAAGCGGGCGCCGCTCGCGCTCGGCGTGGCCTCGCTGCTCTTCGGCTTCCCGATCTTCTTCGATGCCGGGCTGATCGTGATGCTGCCGATCGTGTTCAGCGTCGCCCGCCGCCTGGGCGGATCGGTCCTGGTCTACGCGCTGCCCGTGGCCGGCGCGTTCGCCGTCATGCACGCCTTCGTCCCGCCGCACCCCGGGCCGGTGGCCGCCGCCGACCTGCTCGGCGCCGACATGGGCACCACCCTGGTCGTCGGGCTGCTGATCGCCGTCCCCACCTGGTACCTGGCCTCCTACCTGTTCGCGCTGTCCACCGGCCGGCGCTTCGAGCTCCCGGTACCCGACGACGTCCTGGGCGCGGGCGGTGCGCAGGACAACCCGCCCCGGCTGGGCACCGTCCTGGGCATCCTGCTGCTGCCGATGCTGCTGATCTTCTGCAACACCGGCCTGACGACGCTCGCCACCGTCGGGACCGTCGACGGCGACGCCGACTGGGTGCGCGTGCTGGTGCTCCTCGGCCAGACCCCTGTCGCGCTGCTGATCACCGCGATCACCGCCATGGTGGTGCTGGGCCGGGGCCGGCACCCGCGCGAGCGCATCGAGCAGATCAGCAACGAGGCGCTGGGGCCGGTGTGTTCGATCATCCTGATCACCGGCGCCGGCGGCATGTTCGGCGGGGTGCTGCGGGCCGGCGGCATCGGCGAGGCCCTGGCCACCAGCCTGGAGTCCACCGGGCTGCCGATCATCGTGGCGGCTTTCGTGGTCGCCACGGCGCTGCGGGTGGCGCAGGGCTCGGCCACGGTGGCACTGACCACCACCGCAGCGCTCGTGGCGCCCGCGGTCGCGGCGACGAGCGGGCTGTCCACCCTCGACCTGTCGCTGATCGTGATCGCGATCGCCTGCGGCTCCACGGTGCTCTCCCACGTCAACGACTCGGGGTTCTGGCTGGTCGGCCGGTTCCTCGGGATGGACGTGCGGACCACGCTGCGGACCTGGACGGTGATGGAGACGCTGATCGGCGTGGTCGGCTTCGGCTTCGCCTTCCTGCTCAGCCTGGTGGTGTAGCGCCCGGGTCGGCCTCGTCCAGGGCGGCGACGACCTCGCTGACGATCGCGTGCATGGCGGTCTCGGCGACGTCGGGCAGGCCGTCGCGGATGGCCGAGGCGACATGGGCGTGCAGGCGCAGGGCGTGCGGGCGGGGCCGGTGCGGCATCAGCCGGTAGGCGGTGCGGCCGGTGAGCACCTCGGCGACGACGTCGGACAGCCCGGCGAACATCTCATTGCCCGAGAGCCGCAGGATGCGCCGGTGGAACTCGATGTCGAGGTCGAGGAAGGCATCCAGGTCGCCGCGCTCGCCCGCCGCGGCCATCCGCCGGTTGACCTCGGCCAGCTCGGCGCGCTGCGCCCCGGTGGCGCGGCGGGCGGCGGCCGCGGCGGCGGGCGGTTCGATCGCGGCCCGCAGCTCGGTGAGTGAGCGCAGCTGCGCGATGCGGCCGGGGCCGGCCAGCCGCCAGCGGATGAGCCGGGGGTCGTAGACGCTCCACTCCTGCGGGGGGCGGACGCGGACACCGGTGCGGGGGCGGCTGACGACCAGCCGCATGGACTCCAGCACCCGCACCGCCTCGCGGGCCACGGTGCGCGACACCCCGTAGTCGCGCACCAGGCGTTCCAGGGTGAAGACCTGGCCGGGCTCGACATCTCCGGCCGCGATCGCCGGCCCCAGCTCCGCCAGCACGCGGTTGTGCAGGGTTCGGGCGGACGGGCCGCCGTGGTCGGCGTCGGCGCTCATGGGGCTCCTCGCTGCGGCCGGCCCCGGTCGTGGGCACCGGGGCGGCGGCCGTTCTGGTCCGAACTATTGATAACACTATTGGTACGGGGTGCGCGCGGACCCACATTCTCGCGCTCCCGCCGATCAGGGAGGGATTCCGTGCACTTCGTCGTCATGGGCGTATCAGGCAGCGGTAAGAGTACGGTCGCCCGGCAGGCCGCCGAGCGGCTGGGGCTTCCGTTCTCCGAGGCGGACGGCTTCCACCCCGCCGAGAACATCGCGAAGATGTCGGCGGGCGTGCCGCTGACCGACGAGGACCGGCGACCGTGGCTCGCCGCGCTCGCGGACTGGATCGCCGAGCACGAGCGCAGGGCCGAGCCGACCGTCATGGCCTGTTCGGCGCTCCGGCGCCGCTACCGGGACGTGCTGCGCACCGGGGCGCCCGACGTGCGCTTCATCCACCTGCACGGGTCGCGGGAGGTGCTGGCCCGGCGGCTGGCGGACCGCTCGGGCCACTTCATGCCGCCGGCACTGCTCGACTCCCAGCTGGCCACGCTGGAGCCGCTGGAGGGCGGCGAGGACGGCGTCACGCTGGACATCTCCTCGGCCGCGGAGGTGCTGGTCGAGCGCGTCGTCGGGATCATCGGCGCACGCCCGGGGTCGGTTCCGGATTCCTCCGGCTGAGGCGGGCCGCGTCGTCGAGGGATGAGCCGGTCGGGGGGCGGGGGGTGACGTGGTCGGTCAGGCCGTGGCCATATGGCCCATGCGGGCGGAGATCTCCTCAGCGGCCTTCAGGACCGTCTCCCCGATCGAGTCGAGGAGGCTCTCCTCCATCCGGTAGGAGGGCCCGGAGGCGCTGACCGCGGCGATGACCTCGCCGGTGAGGCCGCGGATGGGGGCGGCGACGGCGTTCAGGCCGACCTCCAGCTCCTCCACCGCGGTGGCGTAGCCGTGCCGCAGGATCGCCTCGAACTCCTCGCGCAGCGCGTCGGGGTCGGTGATGGTGCGCGGGGTGAGCTCCTCCAACCGCCCCCGCAGGATCCGCCGCTGGTCGGGGCGGCTCATGTGGGCGAGCAGCACCTTGCCGCTCGACGTGGAGTGCAGGGGGTTCTGCCGGCCGATCCAGTTCTGGCTGACCACCGCCGAGGAGCCGCGCACCTGGTCGATGTTGACGACCATGTCGCCGCTGGGGATGGCGATGTTGACGGTCTCGCCGAGGTCGGCGGCGAGGTCCTCGCACACCTGGCGGCTCTGCTGGGTGAGGTCGAGACCGGCGGCCATGGTTCCGGCCAGCCGGATGATGCCGAACCCGAGCTGGTACTTGCCGCGCAGCCCCGGCTGCTCCACCAGGCCGCGCCGCTCCAAGGCGCCGACCAGGCGAAAGGCCGTCGACTTATGGACGCCGAGCTCGGCGGCGATCTCCGTCACGCCGGCCTCACCGTGCTGGGCCAGTATCTCCAGGACGGTGATGGCGCGGTCCACCGATTGCACCGGCGCACCATCCTTACCGGAGGCCGTCCTGGCCGCCTCCACGTCACCACCCGACCCCCGCTCGGACCGTTCCCCTCGTGGTGTGTTCCGGTTCTTCACTGCGCGGTGGTCGTTGGAAGCCATGGTTCTACGATAGTGGGGAACCGGGAAGGCTCCCCGGACAGGCGCATCCGATGTGCCGTCGGCACAGTTCAGCGCGGGTTTTCGGACGGTGGCGTCAGCTCTGCCCCGCCATCCCTTCTTCCGACTCCATCGCCATGAGCAGCCGCCGGGCGAGGTGGTCGGCGTACGAGGCGCGCACCAGGATGCGGTAGATCGACACGCCGTCCTCCTGTCCCTCCCTCTCCCCTACCCCGTTTCCGGTGCGGTCGATCCCCGTGTGGTGAATGCCGACGGTGGTGGTGGCGAACAGGGTCCGGGCGTAGGAGCCGGGGCCGAAGACGCGCGGGTGCAGGTCCAGCGGGCAGCCCTGGGCGAGCACGTCGCGGGCGTGCGGCCCGCGCAGTTCCAGCACGGCGCGCTGCGCCGACACGTCGACGACACTGCCGCACACCGCGCCGTACTCCCCGCCCAGCGCCGCCCACAGCCCGGCCGAGAGCCCGCGCCCGGTGGCGGTTCCGTCGACGACCAGGTACCAGCCGGGGCCGCACCACAGCACGTAGGGGTGTCCGGAGCCCGTCGCGCGGCCGGCCGCGGGCAGGGCGCAGCCCAGGAACTCTCCGGCGAGGCGGGCCGCGGTCTGCTCCTCGTCGTCGTCCACGCGCAGCTCCACCTGGGCGAGGAACGGCAGCTCGCGCAGGAGCGCGGTGTCGGCGGACCCGGCCCGGAGGAGCCGGTCGGCCAGGTGAGCCGCTGGGCTGCGCGGCTCGGCGCGCGGGGCCGGGACTCCGGCCGTCATGGTCTCATCCGTCACGGCGCAGGCCCTCCTTGTCGTAGAACACCGGATCGGCCACGGTCACCGGGACGATCCGGTCCAGGTGCACGGCGTACAACCGCTCGCCGTGCCGCTCTCGGCCACCGCGCAGCAGGCCGAGGCCGAAGGTGCGGCCCAGCGCGGCGCTGTCGTAGGCGGAGGTGACACGGCCCTGGGTCGGTGCCGAGCGCGCGGCCGACCGCCGCGGCCCCGCGCCGGGCTCCTCGTCGGTGCCCCCCGGTGGCCCGGCCACCAGCTGCGCGCCCTCGGCGAGCAGGTGCCCGGTGTCGTCGGGCAGCAGCCCGACCAGCTGCTCCCGGTCCTCGCGCGCGGTGTCGGGGCGGCGCAGTGACCGCTTGCCGACGAAGTCCCGGCGCTTGGAGACCGCCCACCCCATGCCGAGGTCGAGGGGGGTGACGCTGCCGTCGGTCTCGTGGCCCACGACGATGAAGCCCTTCTCCGCCCGCAGCACGTGCATGGTCTCGGTGCCGTAGGGGGTGATGCCCAGGGGTTCTCCTGCCGCCATCACCGCGTCCCACACGGCCTGCCCGTACCACGCGTCGACATAGATCTCGAAGGTGAGCTCGCCGGTGAAGCTGACGCGCAGCACCCGGGCGGGCACCCCGGCCGCGGTGGTGTCGCGGAAGGCCATGAACGGGAAGCCGTCGGCCGAGGCGTCCAGGTCGGGGGCGAGGAGCCGCATGACCTCGCGCGAGTGCGGGCCGACCACGCTGATCGTGGCGAAGTGGTCGGTGGCGTGGGTGAGGTGCACGCACAGCTCCGGCCACTCCTCCTGGGCCCACTCCTCCAGCCAGGCCAGGACCGTCTCGGCGTTGCCGGAGGTGGTGGTGACCAGGTACCGGCTCTCGGACAGGCGCACGGCCACCCCGTCGTCGAGGACCATGCCATCGGCGCCGCACATGATCCCGTAGCGGCAGCGGCCGGGGCGCAGGGTGGAGAACGTGCCGGTGTAGACGCGGTCCAGGAACGTCCCGGCGTCGCGGCCGCTCACGATGATCTTGCCGAGAGTGGAGGCGTCGAGCACCGCCACGCCCTCACGGGCGGCGCGGCACTCGCGCAGCACGGCGGCGCGCATGTCCTCCTCGCCACGGGGGTAGTAGCGGGCGCGCCTCCACTGCCCGACGTCCTCGAACACCGCCCCGCGGGCCACGTGCCAGGCGTGCATGGGGGTGGTGCGGACCGGGGCGAGCAGGTCGCCGCGGTCCGGGCCGGCCAGTGCGGCGAACGGGACCGGCACGACGGGCGGGCGCTGCCGGGTGCCGCCGACCTCGTCCATGGACCGGCCGAGCCACTGGGAGACGATGCCGGTGGTCAGCACGCCGGAGGTGCGCCCCTGGTCGGGGCCGGTGCCGATGGTGGTGAAGCGCTTGATGTGCTCGATGGAGGTCATCCCGGCGTCGACGGCGGCGCGCAGGTCGGCGAGGGTGACATCGCGGTGCAGGTCGACGAACGCGGTCGCGGGGTCGGTGTGCGGGGCGGTGACGGCCCACAGCGGCATCGGGGGCGCACCGCCCGGCTCGGGGCGGGGGGTGTCCTCGGGGGTGCGCGCCTCGTGGTTGGCGGCGATGTCGGCGGGCCGCGGGGCGGGGACCGGAGTGTCGGCGCGCAGTGCCGCCAGTGCCGCGGCGCGGCCGGCGCGGTGTCCGGCGGCACGGGCGGAGCCGGGGTCGCGGCTCCCGGTGGCGGCGCCCGCGCAGTAGGTGCCCTCGGGTAGGGACCCGGGGAGGAACCCGGCGTGTTCGGGCGACCAGCGCGGCCGCAGCCCGGTGTGGGTGGCCAGTGCGATCGCGGGGTCGTGGCCGCCCGAGACGGCGAGCAGGTCGCAGGCGAGGTCCTGTCCCGGGCCGGTGGCGCGGCCACGGTCGTCGACGGGGGCCAGCGCGGCTCCGGCCAGCACTCCGCCGGCGGTGGCGGTGGTCGCGGTGACGGCGTGTGCGGTACGGACGTCGATGCCGCGCTCCCCCAGCGCCGCCATCGGGGCGCTGCCCGGCTCCGGGCGGGCGTCGGCGACGGCGGCCAGTTCGACCCCGGCGTCGTGCAGATCGACGGCGGCCCACAGTGCCTCGTCGTGGCATCCGGAGACGACGGCACGCTGTCCGGGCAGGACACCGTAGCGCCAGGCGTAGCGGGCGGCCGCGCCCGCGAGCATGACGCCGGGCCGGTCGTTGCCGGCGAAGGCGAACGGCCGCTCGGTGGCGCCGGTGGCCAGGACCGTGCGGCGGGTCCGGATCCTCCACAGCCGGTAGGTGACGGGGCGCCCGTTCGGCGAGCCCCCGCTGCCGGCGTGCCGGCGGAGGCGGCGCTGCAGGGCGATGAGCTCGCCGTGGTCGTAGAGGCCGGTGACGGTGGTGCGGGTGAGCACCCGCACCTCGGGGTGGGCGCCGAGTTCGGCGGCGGCCGCGTGGATCCAGTCGTCGGCCGGGGCGCCGTCGAGGGAGCGCCGGGATCCGAGCAGGTCGCCGCCGGGGTCGGGGCGGTCGTCGGCGAGGACGACCCGGGCGCCGGCGCGGGCGGCCGCCAGTGCGGCGGCGAGCCCGGCCGGTCCGGCGCCGACGACGAGGACGTCGCAGTGCGCCCAGGACTTGTCGGCGCGGGCGGGGTCGCGGTCCTGGGGCAGGCGGGCGTACCCGGCCAGTCCGGCGGCGCGCAGTCCGTCATGGACCTCGACGCGGGTGGCCTGCACCATGGCTTCGCCGGGGGTCGAGTCGACGCGGACATAGGCGCACGGTTCGGCGGTGTCGGCGGCGTAGACGCCCCGCGGGCGCGCGGCGGTGACGGAGGTGGCGACGGTGCGCACACCGGCCGCCAGCAGCGCGGCCGACAGCGGCTCCCCGGTTCG
This window contains:
- the manA gene encoding mannose-6-phosphate isomerase, class I, giving the protein MHRLTNQVRPYAWGSTVAIPRLLGREPDGRPQAELWLGAHHGAPSMLCTADGRTTFDDLISSAPKDILGAHSVDRFGERLPFLLKVLAADAPLSLQAHPDAARARAGYAAEEAAGIPLDAHHRNYPDPHHKPELVLALEPFEALCGFRDPADARADLDGLTSELAGALRVDLSAPDPHRALRAALTRVLTLPCADRERLVGGFIAECEERAAAGIATGRHSGTVIELARRYPGDPGAVAALLLNRITLRPGEALFLPAGNVHAYLRGTAVEVMASSDNVLRAGLTGKHVDVPELLEVVDFSVLPVPYSPALSTDGHTEFRPGVGEFALAVLGPGRIDSRLPGGVPAIVLALDGSAELHTPHGTRLTLDRGESVFVPADTGGITVRGSGHLVAATTGD
- a CDS encoding FAD-dependent oxidoreductase; this encodes MTGRRRTDRADPTGAAAPDATVLFDGRPLAARTGEPLSAALLAAGVRTVATSVTAARPRGVYAADTAEPCAYVRVDSTPGEAMVQATRVEVHDGLRAAGLAGYARLPQDRDPARADKSWAHCDVLVVGAGPAGLAAALAAARAGARVVLADDRPDPGGDLLGSRRSLDGAPADDWIHAAAAELGAHPEVRVLTRTTVTGLYDHGELIALQRRLRRHAGSGGSPNGRPVTYRLWRIRTRRTVLATGATERPFAFAGNDRPGVMLAGAAARYAWRYGVLPGQRAVVSGCHDEALWAAVDLHDAGVELAAVADARPEPGSAPMAALGERGIDVRTAHAVTATTATAGGVLAGAALAPVDDRGRATGPGQDLACDLLAVSGGHDPAIALATHTGLRPRWSPEHAGFLPGSLPEGTYCAGAATGSRDPGSARAAGHRAGRAAALAALRADTPVPAPRPADIAANHEARTPEDTPRPEPGGAPPMPLWAVTAPHTDPATAFVDLHRDVTLADLRAAVDAGMTSIEHIKRFTTIGTGPDQGRTSGVLTTGIVSQWLGRSMDEVGGTRQRPPVVPVPFAALAGPDRGDLLAPVRTTPMHAWHVARGAVFEDVGQWRRARYYPRGEEDMRAAVLRECRAAREGVAVLDASTLGKIIVSGRDAGTFLDRVYTGTFSTLRPGRCRYGIMCGADGMVLDDGVAVRLSESRYLVTTTSGNAETVLAWLEEWAQEEWPELCVHLTHATDHFATISVVGPHSREVMRLLAPDLDASADGFPFMAFRDTTAAGVPARVLRVSFTGELTFEIYVDAWYGQAVWDAVMAAGEPLGITPYGTETMHVLRAEKGFIVVGHETDGSVTPLDLGMGWAVSKRRDFVGKRSLRRPDTAREDREQLVGLLPDDTGHLLAEGAQLVAGPPGGTDEEPGAGPRRSAARSAPTQGRVTSAYDSAALGRTFGLGLLRGGRERHGERLYAVHLDRIVPVTVADPVFYDKEGLRRDG
- a CDS encoding gluconokinase, GntK/IdnK-type, producing MHFVVMGVSGSGKSTVARQAAERLGLPFSEADGFHPAENIAKMSAGVPLTDEDRRPWLAALADWIAEHERRAEPTVMACSALRRRYRDVLRTGAPDVRFIHLHGSREVLARRLADRSGHFMPPALLDSQLATLEPLEGGEDGVTLDISSAAEVLVERVVGIIGARPGSVPDSSG
- a CDS encoding IclR family transcriptional regulator domain-containing protein, with the protein product MQSVDRAITVLEILAQHGEAGVTEIAAELGVHKSTAFRLVGALERRGLVEQPGLRGKYQLGFGIIRLAGTMAAGLDLTQQSRQVCEDLAADLGETVNIAIPSGDMVVNIDQVRGSSAVVSQNWIGRQNPLHSTSSGKVLLAHMSRPDQRRILRGRLEELTPRTITDPDALREEFEAILRHGYATAVEELEVGLNAVAAPIRGLTGEVIAAVSASGPSYRMEESLLDSIGETVLKAAEEISARMGHMATA
- a CDS encoding FKBP-type peptidyl-prolyl cis-trans isomerase; translated protein: MALERPEIDFIDGPPPAELQTTDITVGEGTQAGHGSEVEVHYVGVSHSTGEEFDASWNRGAPLRFELGAGQVIAGWEQGVMGMRVGGRRRLVIPPHLGYGDRGIGPIAPGETLVFVVDLVGVK
- a CDS encoding GntT/GntP/DsdX family permease gives rise to the protein METIEPAYGTGPLLLIAAGAVAVLLFLVMRVRLHAFVSLTLVSLLVAVATRIPADEIVPTLLDGFGGTLAGVALLVGLGVMIGRLLEVTGGAAVLANTLIRAFGEKRAPLALGVASLLFGFPIFFDAGLIVMLPIVFSVARRLGGSVLVYALPVAGAFAVMHAFVPPHPGPVAAADLLGADMGTTLVVGLLIAVPTWYLASYLFALSTGRRFELPVPDDVLGAGGAQDNPPRLGTVLGILLLPMLLIFCNTGLTTLATVGTVDGDADWVRVLVLLGQTPVALLITAITAMVVLGRGRHPRERIEQISNEALGPVCSIILITGAGGMFGGVLRAGGIGEALATSLESTGLPIIVAAFVVATALRVAQGSATVALTTTAALVAPAVAATSGLSTLDLSLIVIAIACGSTVLSHVNDSGFWLVGRFLGMDVRTTLRTWTVMETLIGVVGFGFAFLLSLVV
- a CDS encoding FadR/GntR family transcriptional regulator; the encoded protein is MSADADHGGPSARTLHNRVLAELGPAIAAGDVEPGQVFTLERLVRDYGVSRTVAREAVRVLESMRLVVSRPRTGVRVRPPQEWSVYDPRLIRWRLAGPGRIAQLRSLTELRAAIEPPAAAAAARRATGAQRAELAEVNRRMAAAGERGDLDAFLDLDIEFHRRILRLSGNEMFAGLSDVVAEVLTGRTAYRLMPHRPRPHALRLHAHVASAIRDGLPDVAETAMHAIVSEVVAALDEADPGATPPG
- a CDS encoding sarcosine oxidase subunit gamma; this translates as MTDETMTAGVPAPRAEPRSPAAHLADRLLRAGSADTALLRELPFLAQVELRVDDDEEQTAARLAGEFLGCALPAAGRATGSGHPYVLWCGPGWYLVVDGTATGRGLSAGLWAALGGEYGAVCGSVVDVSAQRAVLELRGPHARDVLAQGCPLDLHPRVFGPGSYARTLFATTTVGIHHTGIDRTGNGVGEREGQEDGVSIYRILVRASYADHLARRLLMAMESEEGMAGQS